One genomic segment of Ignavibacteriota bacterium includes these proteins:
- a CDS encoding efflux RND transporter permease subunit, with translation MSLSSISIRRPVLAIVMSIVVVLFGMIGYTYLGIREYPSVDPPIISVGVSYIGANADVVESQITEPLEEQINGIAGIRSLTSVSRDGRSDITVEFDVNVDLETAANDVRDRVSRAQRNLPADVDPPIVSKADADAVPIVFLNVKSDKRTLLELSDIALNTFKERLQTISGVSQVMIWGEKRYSMRLWMDPTKLAAYNITPLDIRNALNRENIELPSGSIEGKNTELTVRTLGRLTTIDDFNNLTIKEVSGAIVRFKDVGLAELYPENDKSILRRDGIPMVGVVLVPQPGANYIEIADEFYKRIEQLKKDLPADIELGIGFDVTKYIRNSISEVQETIFLAFILVILIIFIFLRDWRTTLIPIIAIPVSLIGTFFIMYIADFSINVLTLLGIVLAIGIVVDDAIIVLENIYKKVEDGLNPIDAGIKGTSEIFFAVISTTVSLVAVFLPIMFLQGITGRLFVEFGVVIAGAVIISAFVALTLTPMLSSRFLKHIENQNWFYKKTEPIFKSFELAYKNALSSFMKIRWLAIPIVIVSFGAIFLIGSNLQSELAPIEDRGEVRVESKMPEGTSYELMDFYIMQTVKLLQDSIKESEAMISLTGGGRGRNSGFVRLTLSDADTRNRSQQEIADKITIMMNGLSDAKSFVIQSQSISTRRGGLPVQYVIQAPNFEKLQDVVPKFMNKAQDEPTFANVDVNLKFSKPEIVVEINRTKARQLGVSALDIAQTLQLAYSGQRFGFFVMNGKQYQVIGQVLKEDRNKPLDLTTISVRNNRGELIQLDNLITLKEKSSPPQLFRFNRYVSATISASLAPGKTIQDGIAAMDKIADNVLDDRFSTSLEGASKDFVESSSSLLFTFMLALILIYLTLAAQFESFRDPLIIMFTVPLAIAGAVFSLWYFNQTLNIFSQIGQIMLIGLVTKNGILIVEFANQKKAQGLNILDAVKEAASLRLRPILMTSLSTILGTLPIALALGTGSGARVSMGIAVIGGLIFSTGLTLFIVPAIYSFLSDKKKEVSNVVIENFDKELLASK, from the coding sequence ATGAGTTTATCATCAATTAGTATTCGGCGACCAGTTCTTGCAATTGTAATGTCTATAGTAGTTGTTTTATTTGGAATGATTGGATATACATATTTGGGAATTCGTGAATACCCAAGTGTTGATCCGCCTATTATTAGTGTTGGAGTTTCATATATTGGCGCAAATGCTGATGTTGTTGAATCTCAGATTACCGAACCGCTTGAAGAACAAATTAATGGAATTGCCGGAATTCGATCTTTAACTTCCGTTAGCCGAGATGGAAGAAGCGATATTACGGTAGAATTTGATGTTAATGTTGATTTGGAAACTGCAGCAAATGATGTACGTGATAGAGTTTCACGTGCGCAAAGAAATTTACCTGCCGATGTTGATCCCCCGATTGTATCTAAAGCTGATGCAGATGCCGTGCCGATTGTCTTTCTAAATGTAAAAAGCGATAAACGAACTTTGTTGGAATTATCGGATATTGCATTAAATACATTTAAAGAAAGATTACAAACAATTTCCGGCGTAAGTCAAGTAATGATTTGGGGAGAAAAGCGATATTCAATGAGATTGTGGATGGATCCAACAAAACTTGCCGCTTACAATATTACTCCGCTTGATATAAGAAATGCATTAAATAGAGAAAATATTGAACTTCCTTCCGGCAGTATTGAAGGAAAGAATACCGAACTTACAGTAAGAACTTTGGGCAGACTTACAACAATTGATGACTTTAATAACCTTACGATAAAAGAAGTAAGCGGCGCAATTGTAAGATTTAAAGATGTTGGATTAGCTGAATTATATCCTGAAAATGATAAATCAATTTTACGGCGCGATGGAATTCCTATGGTTGGGGTTGTACTCGTACCTCAACCCGGCGCAAATTATATTGAAATAGCAGATGAATTTTACAAGCGAATAGAACAGCTTAAAAAAGATTTGCCTGCGGATATTGAATTAGGAATTGGGTTTGATGTTACAAAATATATAAGAAATTCAATATCAGAAGTTCAGGAAACAATTTTTCTCGCATTTATACTTGTAATCTTAATAATATTTATTTTTTTACGAGATTGGCGTACAACATTAATTCCAATTATTGCTATACCAGTTTCGTTGATTGGAACATTCTTTATAATGTATATTGCAGATTTTTCAATTAATGTGCTTACACTTTTAGGAATTGTTTTAGCAATTGGAATTGTTGTTGACGATGCAATTATTGTTCTTGAAAATATTTATAAAAAAGTCGAAGACGGATTAAACCCCATTGATGCCGGGATAAAAGGAACTTCAGAAATTTTCTTTGCAGTAATTTCCACAACAGTTTCTTTGGTTGCCGTATTTTTACCAATCATGTTTCTACAAGGAATTACAGGAAGATTATTCGTAGAATTTGGTGTAGTTATTGCAGGTGCCGTTATAATTTCGGCATTTGTTGCATTAACTTTAACACCAATGTTAAGCTCCAGATTTCTTAAACATATCGAAAATCAAAATTGGTTTTATAAAAAAACGGAACCAATATTTAAATCATTTGAACTTGCGTACAAAAATGCACTTTCGTCATTTATGAAAATAAGATGGCTGGCAATTCCAATTGTTATTGTTTCTTTTGGAGCAATATTTTTAATCGGTTCCAATTTGCAATCAGAGCTTGCCCCAATTGAAGATAGAGGTGAAGTAAGAGTAGAAAGTAAAATGCCGGAAGGAACATCTTACGAACTGATGGATTTTTACATAATGCAGACCGTTAAATTACTTCAAGATTCTATCAAAGAATCTGAAGCAATGATTTCTTTAACCGGCGGCGGAAGGGGAAGAAACTCTGGTTTTGTGCGACTTACTCTTTCAGATGCTGATACGAGAAATAGATCGCAGCAGGAAATTGCGGATAAAATTACAATAATGATGAATGGTTTGAGTGATGCAAAATCTTTTGTAATTCAGAGTCAGTCAATTTCTACAAGAAGAGGCGGACTTCCAGTTCAATATGTAATTCAAGCTCCAAATTTCGAAAAGCTTCAAGATGTTGTTCCAAAGTTTATGAATAAGGCTCAAGATGAACCAACATTTGCAAATGTTGACGTAAATTTAAAATTTAGTAAACCGGAAATAGTTGTAGAAATTAATAGAACAAAAGCCAGACAATTAGGTGTTTCTGCGTTGGATATTGCGCAAACTTTGCAGCTTGCATATAGTGGTCAAAGATTTGGTTTTTTTGTAATGAATGGAAAACAATACCAAGTAATTGGTCAAGTTTTGAAAGAAGATAGGAACAAACCTCTTGATCTTACTACAATTTCTGTAAGAAATAATCGAGGTGAACTTATACAATTAGATAATCTTATAACGTTAAAGGAAAAAAGCAGCCCTCCGCAATTATTCAGATTTAACAGATATGTTAGTGCAACAATTTCTGCAAGTTTAGCACCGGGCAAAACAATTCAAGATGGAATTGCTGCAATGGATAAAATTGCGGACAACGTACTTGATGATAGATTTTCAACATCACTTGAAGGTGCATCAAAAGATTTTGTTGAAAGCTCATCCAGTTTATTATTTACATTTATGCTTGCACTAATTTTAATTTACCTAACACTTGCGGCTCAATTTGAAAGTTTTCGCGATCCTTTAATAATAATGTTTACCGTACCGCTTGCTATTGCCGGAGCTGTTTTTTCTCTTTGGTATTTCAATCAGACTTTAAATATTTTTAGTCAAATTGGACAGATAATGTTAATAGGACTTGTAACAAAAAATGGAATTTTAATTGTTGAGTTTGCTAATCAAAAGAAAGCGCAAGGATTAAATATTTTGGATGCCGTTAAGGAAGCAGCAAGTTTAAGATTAAGACCAATTTTAATGACAAGTTTATCAACAATTTTAGGAACTTTGCCGATTGCATTAGCACTTGGAACCGGATCGGGAGCTAGAGTTTCAATGGGAATTGCGGTTATTGGAGGATTGATTTTTTCAACCGGATTAACTTTATTTATTGTGCCGGCAATTTATTCATTCTTATCTGATAAGAAAAAGGAAGTAAGTAATGTTGTTATTGAAAATTTTGATAAGGAATTATTAGCATCAAAATGA
- a CDS encoding RNA methyltransferase: protein MISKSELKSLSKLTQKKYRISEQKFIIEGKRLFEEGLKSNFKCLEVLITEDFENNFPEIIKNLLSKKIRYSIINNVELEKLSSTKNPQGIIASFEIPSHNEKLINDKIIICLDNISDPGNVGTILRSCDWFGVKTVLLSKECAELFNPKVLRASMGAIFNLNIFEDIDLVSKISELKKRNYKIYLADLDGIDYKKNQFNQKSVIIFSNEAFGPTKELVEICDTKITIPKKGNIDSLNVSAAAAVILSAI from the coding sequence GTGATATCTAAATCTGAACTTAAAAGCTTAAGTAAACTTACTCAAAAAAAATATAGAATTTCTGAGCAAAAGTTTATTATTGAAGGAAAAAGATTATTTGAAGAAGGATTAAAAAGTAATTTCAAATGTTTGGAAGTTTTGATAACAGAAGATTTTGAAAATAATTTTCCGGAAATAATTAAAAATCTTTTATCAAAAAAAATTAGATATTCTATTATTAATAATGTTGAATTAGAAAAATTATCTTCCACAAAAAATCCGCAGGGAATTATTGCGTCTTTTGAAATTCCATCCCATAATGAAAAATTAATAAATGATAAAATTATTATTTGCTTGGATAATATTTCTGATCCCGGAAATGTTGGAACAATTCTTAGATCTTGTGATTGGTTTGGAGTTAAAACTGTTTTGTTAAGTAAAGAATGTGCGGAATTGTTCAATCCAAAAGTATTAAGAGCGAGCATGGGAGCAATATTTAATTTAAATATTTTTGAAGATATTGATTTGGTGAGTAAAATTAGTGAATTGAAAAAGCGTAATTATAAAATCTATTTAGCTGATTTGGATGGCATCGATTACAAAAAAAATCAGTTTAATCAAAAATCTGTTATTATCTTTTCTAACGAAGCATTTGGACCAACCAAAGAATTAGTCGAAATTTGTGATACAAAAATTACAATCCCCAAAAAAGGAAATATTGATTCATTGAATGTTTCTGCGGCTGCGGCAGTTATTCTTTCAGCTATTTAA
- a CDS encoding DinB family protein, with product MKKYFLNLFEYNNWANSHLINKLFFIHDGKDETIKLMSHIISAQDTWLERLKETQNYSIDIWEIYTNKEIQILSEKSSNEWKKFINKLNDQSILNICKYHNSSGNEFSNSYQEIFTHVINHSTYHRAQINSKLKLKNIEPAKIDYIFYEREKLNS from the coding sequence ATGAAAAAGTATTTTCTAAATTTGTTTGAATATAATAATTGGGCTAATTCTCATCTAATAAATAAATTATTTTTTATTCATGATGGAAAGGATGAAACAATTAAATTGATGAGCCATATTATTTCAGCGCAAGATACATGGCTTGAAAGATTAAAAGAAACACAAAATTACTCAATTGATATTTGGGAAATTTATACAAATAAAGAAATACAAATACTTTCAGAAAAAAGTTCAAATGAATGGAAAAAGTTTATTAACAAATTGAATGACCAAAGTATTCTGAATATTTGTAAATATCATAATTCTTCCGGAAATGAATTTTCAAATTCTTATCAAGAAATTTTCACTCACGTAATAAATCATTCAACTTATCATCGGGCACAAATAAATTCAAAATTAAAATTAAAGAATATTGAACCGGCTAAAATTGATTATATTTTTTATGAACGAGAAAAATTAAATAGCTGA
- a CDS encoding T9SS type A sorting domain-containing protein codes for MKKIIFTIILFIYNLIFSQDFITNPEFPTETDIIEITFNIQELTRKDLVGYIGTLYTHTGVNTNLGNWQYVIGSWGDNNSQPSLTKVSTDVYKITINNPREFYNLTNLNEHISTLNFVLRSSDGTKQSEDLFISLFEVGLNVKILEPQYLPFYPLSGEEINFVIVSSDADSLKLFVNNQIVASTSEDTLRKTIIAEGSGRQWIKFIAEGNGETFIDSVHFIIRENVTIEELPNGIKTGINYIDANTITLALFAPNKKFVYAIGDFNNWEFDPDSSKSWEFDSKYYFKLTPDSTIYWITLNNLTANQEYRFQYLVDGKLKIADPYSDKILEAEDSFISNDTYPNLIQYPNDKTSFSVSVFQTSQTQFQWEANEYIKPAQEKLIIYEMLIRDFVSTHSYETLIDTLDYLQKLGINAIELMPVNEFEGNESWGYNPSFYFAPDKYYGTKNDLKKFIDECHKRNISVIMDIVLNHMYGRSSFVRLYASGDYGPVTSENPWFNVSSPNPVFSWGYDLNHENITTQELVDRVTKYWLEEYKFDGFRFDFTKGFTNTIGDGSSFDQSRINILKRMADNIWEFDSTAYIILEHFAPDSEEKILTDYGMMVWGNVNYNYNEATMGYNDNSNFGRISYKNHGFTKPNLVGYMESHDEERLMYKNLTYGNVFGDYSIKNLNTALDRIKTAAAFFILIPGPKMIWQFEELGYDYSIDYNGRVGNKPIKWDYLEVEERKNLYKTIAALNYLKQNYETFSTSNFTLSTITSTKKIQLSHESMNAVIIGNFDVTEKTIVPDFQNTGKWFNYFSGDSIEITNTQASITLEPGEFHIYTTVKLPTPEQGILVDIKNEEDKIIPHFELLQNFPNPFNPKTIIQYSIPITEKIITSNVKLVVYDVLGRVVKIFVSQDQKPGNYEVEFNAKELSSGIYYYKLSYGSFSIIKKMVLLK; via the coding sequence ATGAAAAAGATAATTTTCACAATAATTCTATTCATATATAATTTAATTTTTTCTCAAGACTTTATTACAAATCCGGAATTCCCGACCGAAACCGATATAATTGAAATTACTTTCAATATTCAAGAATTGACAAGAAAAGATTTAGTTGGTTATATCGGAACACTTTATACTCACACTGGCGTAAATACAAATTTAGGGAACTGGCAATATGTAATTGGTTCTTGGGGTGATAATAATTCTCAGCCTTCGTTAACAAAAGTTTCAACCGATGTTTACAAAATTACAATTAATAATCCGCGGGAATTTTATAATCTAACAAATCTCAATGAACATATTTCTACATTAAATTTTGTTTTAAGAAGTTCAGACGGCACTAAACAATCTGAAGATTTATTTATTTCGCTTTTTGAAGTTGGTTTGAATGTTAAAATTCTTGAACCGCAATATTTACCATTTTATCCTTTATCAGGCGAAGAAATTAATTTTGTAATTGTTTCAAGTGATGCCGATAGTTTAAAATTATTTGTTAATAACCAAATTGTTGCTTCGACAAGTGAAGATACACTTCGTAAAACCATAATTGCAGAAGGCTCCGGAAGGCAATGGATAAAATTTATAGCAGAAGGAAATGGTGAAACTTTTATTGATTCAGTTCATTTTATAATAAGAGAAAATGTGACAATTGAAGAATTACCAAATGGAATTAAAACCGGTATAAATTATATTGATGCAAATACAATAACTCTTGCACTTTTTGCACCGAACAAAAAATTTGTTTATGCAATTGGCGATTTTAACAATTGGGAGTTTGATCCCGATTCTTCAAAATCGTGGGAATTTGATTCAAAGTATTATTTTAAATTAACTCCGGACAGTACAATTTATTGGATTACATTAAATAATCTAACTGCAAATCAAGAATATAGATTTCAATATCTAGTTGATGGAAAATTAAAAATTGCTGATCCATATTCTGATAAAATTTTGGAAGCGGAAGATAGTTTTATTTCAAATGATACTTATCCGAATCTTATACAATATCCAAATGATAAAACAAGTTTTTCGGTTTCGGTATTTCAAACTTCGCAAACTCAATTTCAATGGGAAGCAAATGAATATATAAAACCTGCACAAGAAAAATTAATTATTTACGAAATGTTAATTAGAGATTTTGTTTCAACACATAGTTATGAAACACTAATTGATACTTTAGATTATCTTCAGAAATTAGGTATAAATGCAATTGAGTTAATGCCGGTAAATGAATTTGAAGGAAACGAAAGTTGGGGCTATAATCCATCGTTTTATTTTGCTCCGGATAAATATTACGGAACTAAAAATGATTTGAAAAAATTTATAGATGAATGCCATAAAAGAAATATTTCCGTAATTATGGATATAGTACTTAATCATATGTACGGAAGATCATCGTTTGTGAGATTGTATGCTTCCGGAGATTATGGACCGGTAACTTCAGAAAATCCATGGTTCAATGTTTCAAGCCCCAATCCAGTATTTTCTTGGGGCTACGATCTTAATCATGAAAATATTACAACTCAAGAATTAGTTGATCGAGTAACAAAATACTGGCTTGAAGAATATAAGTTTGATGGGTTTCGATTTGATTTCACTAAAGGTTTTACAAATACAATTGGTGATGGAAGTTCTTTCGATCAATCAAGAATTAATATTTTAAAAAGAATGGCAGATAATATTTGGGAATTTGATTCAACAGCTTATATTATTCTTGAACATTTTGCACCGGATTCCGAAGAAAAAATATTAACAGATTATGGGATGATGGTTTGGGGAAACGTAAATTATAATTATAATGAAGCTACAATGGGATATAATGATAATTCGAATTTTGGAAGAATATCTTACAAGAATCACGGATTTACAAAACCTAATTTAGTCGGATATATGGAAAGTCATGATGAAGAAAGATTAATGTATAAAAATCTAACATACGGAAATGTTTTTGGTGATTATAGTATAAAAAATTTGAACACTGCTTTAGATAGAATAAAAACTGCAGCAGCTTTTTTTATTCTTATTCCTGGACCAAAAATGATTTGGCAATTTGAAGAATTGGGTTACGATTATTCAATAGATTATAATGGAAGAGTTGGAAATAAGCCTATAAAATGGGACTATTTGGAAGTTGAAGAAAGAAAAAATTTGTATAAAACAATTGCCGCATTAAATTATCTTAAACAAAATTACGAAACATTTTCCACATCAAATTTTACATTATCAACAATTACATCAACAAAAAAAATTCAACTTTCGCACGAAAGTATGAATGCTGTAATTATTGGTAATTTTGATGTAACGGAAAAAACAATAGTTCCGGATTTTCAAAATACTGGTAAGTGGTTTAATTATTTTAGCGGTGACAGTATTGAAATCACAAATACTCAAGCTTCTATAACTCTTGAGCCAGGAGAGTTTCACATTTATACAACAGTAAAGCTTCCAACACCAGAACAAGGAATTTTGGTAGACATTAAAAATGAAGAAGATAAAATTATTCCACATTTTGAACTTCTGCAAAATTTCCCAAATCCGTTTAACCCAAAAACAATTATACAATATTCAATTCCAATAACTGAAAAAATTATAACATCTAACGTGAAATTAGTAGTGTATGATGTTTTAGGAAGAGTAGTTAAAATATTCGTAAGTCAAGATCAAAAACCGGGGAATTATGAAGTAGAGTTTAATGCTAAAGAATTGTCAAGTGGGATATATTATTATAAGTTGAGTTATGGATCATTTTCTATAATAAAAAAAATGGTTTTGCTAAAATAG
- a CDS encoding HU family DNA-binding protein, translating into MAKAKPAVKKPAAKKAAPKKAAAKKVAPKKVAAKKAAPKKAAAKKVAPKKVAAKKAAAKKAATKKVAVKKPAAKKAAAKKVAPKKAAAKKVATKKVAAKKPVAKKAAPKKAVAKKAAPKKVAAKKPAAKKLAAKKVAEKKIAAPKPAVKKPVAPKGPYTKGDIVDHLAFKLEVTKKTANAFVDELAGLIANNAKKTFTLPGVGKFSTGKTKKRNGRNPSTGQAIVIPAKNKVKFKVGKALQDAVFPTK; encoded by the coding sequence ATGGCAAAAGCAAAACCTGCAGTAAAGAAACCAGCTGCAAAAAAAGCTGCTCCAAAAAAAGCTGCTGCTAAAAAAGTAGCACCAAAGAAAGTCGCTGCAAAAAAAGCTGCTCCAAAAAAAGCTGCTGCTAAAAAAGTAGCACCAAAGAAAGTCGCTGCAAAAAAAGCTGCTGCAAAAAAAGCTGCAACTAAAAAAGTTGCTGTAAAGAAACCAGCTGCAAAAAAAGCTGCTGCTAAAAAAGTTGCTCCTAAAAAAGCCGCTGCTAAAAAAGTTGCAACAAAGAAAGTTGCTGCAAAGAAACCAGTTGCAAAAAAAGCTGCTCCAAAAAAAGCTGTTGCTAAAAAAGCTGCACCAAAGAAAGTTGCTGCAAAGAAACCAGCTGCAAAAAAATTAGCCGCTAAAAAAGTTGCAGAAAAAAAAATAGCCGCTCCTAAACCAGCTGTTAAAAAACCAGTTGCTCCTAAAGGTCCTTATACAAAAGGAGATATTGTTGATCATTTAGCTTTTAAATTGGAAGTAACAAAAAAAACAGCTAATGCTTTTGTTGACGAATTAGCAGGCTTGATTGCTAATAATGCAAAGAAGACATTTACTTTACCTGGAGTTGGAAAATTTTCAACTGGTAAAACAAAAAAGAGAAACGGAAGAAACCCTTCAACTGGTCAAGCTATTGTTATCCCAGCTAAGAATAAAGTTAAATTCAAAGTTGGTAAAGCTTTACAAGATGCTGTGTTTCCTACAAAATAA
- the ypdA gene encoding YpdA family putative bacillithiol disulfide reductase, producing MNSKYDVVIVGAGPIGLACAIEARKNNLSHLVIEKGCLVNSIYNYPTNMFFFSTSDRLEIGDVPFISHGIKPTRTEALEYYRRVKEKWNLNVNTYEKVLLMDSSEGEFKINTDKNNYLTKKIIIATGFYDYPNMMNIPGENLKKVKHYYHEPHPFSYEKIIVVGGGNSAVDVALETYRRGADVTMVVRGNNLEENVKYWVRPDIENRIKEKEIKVYFNSELKEINEKDVDIITPNGIVNIPNDFVLAMTGYKPDFDFLKINGIKISDDKNKIPFYNEQTYETNIKGLYLAGVVCGGMNTSKWFIENARIHAPQILKHLIENIN from the coding sequence ATGAATTCAAAATATGACGTAGTTATTGTTGGAGCTGGACCAATTGGTTTAGCATGTGCAATAGAAGCAAGAAAAAATAATCTCTCACATTTAGTTATTGAAAAAGGATGTCTCGTAAATTCAATTTATAACTATCCAACCAATATGTTTTTTTTCTCAACTTCGGATCGGCTTGAAATTGGGGATGTTCCGTTTATATCGCATGGAATAAAGCCAACAAGAACCGAAGCTCTTGAATATTATAGAAGAGTTAAAGAAAAATGGAACTTAAATGTAAACACTTATGAAAAAGTTTTGCTAATGGATTCTTCCGAAGGTGAATTCAAGATTAATACTGATAAAAATAATTATTTAACTAAGAAAATTATTATTGCTACCGGATTTTATGATTATCCAAATATGATGAACATTCCCGGAGAAAATCTTAAAAAGGTAAAACATTATTATCACGAACCTCATCCGTTTTCATATGAAAAAATTATTGTTGTCGGCGGAGGAAATTCTGCGGTTGATGTTGCGCTTGAAACTTATCGGCGGGGCGCTGATGTTACAATGGTAGTTCGCGGAAACAATTTAGAGGAAAATGTAAAATATTGGGTGCGTCCCGATATTGAAAATAGAATTAAAGAAAAAGAAATTAAAGTTTATTTCAATTCAGAACTGAAAGAGATTAATGAAAAAGATGTTGATATTATTACTCCGAATGGAATTGTAAATATTCCGAATGATTTTGTTTTAGCAATGACCGGCTATAAACCCGATTTTGATTTCTTGAAAATAAATGGAATTAAAATTTCTGATGATAAAAATAAAATTCCGTTTTATAACGAACAAACTTATGAAACAAATATTAAAGGTTTATATTTAGCCGGTGTTGTTTGCGGAGGAATGAATACAAGCAAATGGTTTATTGAAAACGCCAGAATTCACGCTCCACAAATTTTGAAACACCTAATTGAAAATATTAATTAA
- a CDS encoding PQQ-dependent sugar dehydrogenase codes for MSKLMYVVLIIISVFNFSCKSENTIAQPQISRAFPNLTFENPVDIQSPNDETDRIFIVSQKGKIFVFQNNDEVKSSNLFLDIEQKVLFGGEQGLLGLAFHPNYKSNGKFFVNYVADNPKRTIISKFTVTDDPNFANHESEEILLEVEQPYSNHNGGQIAFGPDGFLYISFGDGGSGGDPENRSQNLKELLGKIIRIDVDNNENEKLYSIPLDNPFKGNTNNYREEIYAYGLRNVWRFSFDSKNNLWAADVGQNAWEEVNLIEKGGNYGWRIMEGFHCYNPSDNCDRTGLKLPILEYGHDQNGGYSITGGFVYERNNIPQLNDKYIYADFVTGNIWSYDLVNSENLFITKFNGQISTFGIDQNKNLFFADYQSGGIYKFVAENLNSIDLELPKKFELHQNFPNPFNPTTTITYSIPNLEMLNAFSVKLKIYDTLGNEIKILVDGIQKAGNYQIDFTGNELSSGIYFCKLTFGNFSKTMKMLLLN; via the coding sequence ATGTCAAAGTTAATGTATGTTGTTCTTATTATAATTTCTGTTTTCAATTTTTCATGCAAAAGTGAAAACACAATTGCGCAGCCTCAAATTTCCAGAGCATTTCCAAATTTAACTTTTGAAAATCCAGTTGATATTCAATCTCCGAATGATGAAACAGATAGAATTTTTATTGTTTCGCAAAAAGGTAAAATTTTTGTATTTCAAAATAATGATGAAGTAAAATCTTCTAACTTATTTTTAGATATTGAACAAAAAGTTTTATTTGGAGGTGAGCAAGGATTATTGGGTTTAGCATTTCATCCAAATTATAAATCAAATGGAAAATTCTTTGTTAATTATGTTGCGGATAATCCGAAAAGAACAATAATTTCCAAATTCACTGTTACTGATGATCCAAATTTTGCTAATCATGAAAGTGAAGAAATTTTACTGGAAGTTGAACAACCATATTCAAATCATAACGGCGGACAAATTGCATTTGGTCCCGATGGATTTTTATATATTAGCTTTGGCGATGGAGGTTCCGGAGGCGATCCCGAAAATAGATCGCAAAATTTGAAAGAACTTCTCGGTAAAATTATACGTATTGATGTTGACAATAATGAAAACGAAAAACTTTATTCAATTCCTTTGGATAATCCATTTAAAGGAAATACAAATAATTACCGTGAAGAAATTTATGCTTACGGTTTAAGAAATGTTTGGCGTTTCAGTTTTGATAGTAAAAATAATTTGTGGGCTGCAGATGTTGGGCAAAATGCTTGGGAAGAAGTTAACTTAATTGAAAAAGGCGGAAATTACGGTTGGAGAATTATGGAAGGTTTTCATTGTTATAATCCGAGTGATAATTGTGATAGAACCGGATTGAAACTTCCAATTTTGGAATATGGTCATGATCAAAATGGCGGATATTCAATAACCGGCGGATTTGTTTATGAACGAAATAATATTCCGCAATTAAATGATAAGTATATTTATGCAGATTTTGTTACAGGAAATATTTGGTCTTATGATTTAGTTAATTCTGAAAACTTATTTATTACAAAATTTAACGGACAAATTTCAACTTTTGGAATTGACCAAAATAAAAATCTTTTTTTTGCTGATTATCAATCCGGAGGAATTTATAAATTTGTTGCGGAAAATTTAAATTCAATTGATTTGGAACTTCCGAAGAAATTTGAATTACACCAAAATTTCCCTAATCCATTTAACCCAACCACAACAATAACTTATTCAATTCCAAATTTGGAAATGTTAAATGCTTTTTCAGTAAAATTAAAAATTTACGATACTTTGGGAAATGAGATTAAAATATTGGTCGATGGAATTCAGAAAGCCGGAAATTACCAAATAGATTTTACCGGAAATGAATTAAGTTCAGGAATATATTTTTGCAAATTAACTTTTGGAAATTTTTCAAAAACTATGAAAATGTTATTGCTTAATTAA
- a CDS encoding EVE domain-containing protein: MGKNYWLIKSEPSEFSIDDLEKSKNKTTYWDGVRNYQARNFLRDEMKIGDLVLYYHSNAEPNEIVGVCEIVKEGYPDFTAFDPSDKHFDPKSKKENPTWIMVDIKLLKKFKKNITLSEIKENPKLSKMRLVQRGNRLSVMPVAKIEFDEIIKMSGISL; this comes from the coding sequence ATGGGAAAAAATTATTGGCTTATAAAATCTGAGCCATCGGAATTTTCTATTGATGATTTAGAAAAAAGTAAAAACAAAACTACTTACTGGGATGGCGTAAGAAATTATCAAGCAAGAAATTTTTTACGTGATGAAATGAAAATTGGCGATTTGGTTCTTTATTATCATAGCAATGCGGAGCCGAATGAAATAGTTGGAGTTTGTGAAATTGTAAAAGAAGGTTATCCGGATTTTACAGCTTTTGATCCAAGTGACAAACATTTTGATCCGAAAAGTAAAAAGGAAAATCCAACTTGGATTATGGTTGATATTAAATTGTTGAAAAAGTTTAAAAAGAATATTACACTTTCCGAAATAAAAGAAAATCCAAAACTTTCTAAAATGAGATTAGTGCAGCGCGGAAACCGGCTTTCCGTAATGCCGGTTGCAAAAATTGAGTTTGATGAAATTATTAAAATGTCTGGAATTTCCCTTTAA